Proteins found in one Herbiconiux sp. A18JL235 genomic segment:
- a CDS encoding ABC transporter ATP-binding protein: MSSTTTHPSGPGLPSPVLELAEVSFVRHGRTILDSVSLVVRPGEHWALIGPNGAGKSTILSLCGALQHPTSGRVEVLGHLIGRVELQRLRRSIGHVNPRHPITSALPIRDVVLTGATGTVELPPHHRPSDDELDRADSFVALLGLSGKAGEPWTTLSQGERGRTLIARALMTDPELLLLDEPSTGLDVAAREQLLDTLDVVRTAHPSLASVLVTHHLEELPQSTTHAALLAEGRILHAGAADEVLTTARVTECFAHPIEIEHRHGRWSARSLAQAER; the protein is encoded by the coding sequence ATGAGCTCCACGACCACCCATCCCTCCGGCCCCGGCCTCCCCTCCCCCGTGCTCGAACTCGCCGAGGTGAGCTTCGTGCGGCACGGGAGGACGATCCTCGACAGCGTGTCGCTGGTGGTGCGGCCCGGGGAGCACTGGGCACTGATCGGCCCCAACGGGGCGGGCAAGAGCACGATCCTCAGCCTCTGCGGCGCGCTGCAGCACCCCACCTCGGGGCGCGTCGAGGTGCTCGGCCACCTCATCGGGCGGGTGGAGCTGCAGCGATTGCGGCGGTCGATCGGGCATGTGAACCCGCGGCATCCGATCACCTCGGCGCTGCCCATCCGCGACGTGGTGCTGACGGGCGCCACGGGCACGGTCGAGCTGCCGCCGCACCACCGGCCGAGCGACGACGAGCTCGACCGGGCCGACTCCTTCGTCGCGTTGCTCGGCCTCTCCGGCAAGGCCGGCGAGCCGTGGACGACCCTCTCGCAGGGCGAGCGCGGCCGCACCCTCATCGCCCGTGCCCTGATGACCGACCCCGAGCTGCTGCTGCTCGACGAGCCGTCGACCGGGCTCGACGTCGCCGCCCGCGAGCAACTGCTCGACACCCTCGACGTGGTGCGGACGGCGCACCCCTCGCTCGCCTCGGTGCTCGTCACCCACCACCTCGAAGAGCTGCCGCAGAGCACCACGCACGCGGCGCTGCTGGCGGAGGGGCGCATCCTTCACGCCGGCGCGGCCGACGAGGTGCTCACCACCGCGCGCGTCACCGAGTGCTTCGCCCATCCCATCGAGATCGAGCACCGGCACGGCCGGTGGAGCGCCCGCTCACTCGCGCAGGCGGAGCGCTGA
- a CDS encoding lytic transglycosylase domain-containing protein, whose translation MPSRPPPPARRSRGRRRDARSPRPRHDVVDPGDERRRGARGTARSALGALAVGVIALVVWLGLGATGMLGTRVITAESVPAVVQHDTAGSGADAGGGPSLPGAPGTNGSSAVASVSADWAAATAAATGIPVRALTAYAAASLRLAAEEPSCGLGWNTLAALGWIESGHGTHGDSLLDADGRATPGIVGPSLDGGEYAAVADTDGGSLDGDPQADRAVGPFQFIPQTWASWGADADGDGVADPQQIDDAALTAARYLCHYGDLSDPTTWHSAVFAYNHLDSYVDAVAAQANEYAARAVSEGGGARRP comes from the coding sequence ATGCCCAGCCGACCGCCCCCTCCCGCCCGGCGGTCGAGGGGCCGACGCCGCGACGCCCGCTCTCCGCGGCCCCGACACGACGTGGTCGACCCGGGCGACGAGCGCCGGAGGGGTGCGCGCGGCACTGCCCGCAGCGCACTCGGTGCGCTCGCCGTGGGCGTGATCGCGCTCGTGGTGTGGCTGGGCCTCGGGGCCACGGGGATGCTCGGAACGCGGGTGATCACTGCCGAGAGCGTGCCGGCGGTCGTGCAGCACGACACGGCGGGCAGCGGAGCGGACGCGGGCGGAGGGCCGTCGCTCCCCGGCGCCCCGGGCACGAACGGCTCGTCGGCGGTCGCCTCGGTGTCTGCCGACTGGGCTGCGGCGACCGCCGCTGCGACGGGGATTCCGGTGCGTGCCCTCACCGCCTACGCCGCGGCTTCGCTCCGACTCGCCGCCGAAGAGCCCTCCTGCGGCCTCGGGTGGAACACCCTCGCCGCACTCGGCTGGATCGAGTCGGGCCATGGAACGCACGGCGACTCCCTCCTCGATGCCGACGGCCGGGCGACGCCCGGCATCGTCGGTCCGAGCCTCGACGGAGGGGAGTACGCAGCCGTGGCCGACACCGACGGGGGCTCTCTCGATGGCGACCCCCAGGCCGACAGGGCAGTGGGACCCTTCCAGTTCATCCCGCAGACCTGGGCGAGCTGGGGCGCCGATGCCGACGGCGACGGCGTCGCCGACCCGCAACAGATCGACGACGCCGCGCTCACCGCGGCGCGCTACCTGTGCCACTACGGAGACCTCAGCGACCCGACGACATGGCACAGCGCCGTCTTCGCCTACAACCACCTCGACAGCTATGTCGACGCGGTGGCCGCGCAGGCGAACGAGTACGCCGCGCGCGCCGTCAGCGAGGGCGGCGGGGCGAGGCGTCCTTGA
- a CDS encoding DnaJ domain-containing protein, with protein sequence MSESPASPTPYEVLGVDPGVSDGELRKAYRRLLRETHPDTGGDAARFDRVQRAWERVGTPADRAAYDRGHGSRSVGGDGGAAHSAGASGSASTSGSGFGPATGSFRAAGRAESSTVRARSYGHPGGQERERYLELLREWVGRGVTIDDPYEPSLVRSAPREIRSWLAKALAEEATAGLVSTLGIGYTIWNNVLTGRELGGVPETIDHVVLGPAGLFAVQSEDWGGDVRLRKDELVGEVLGRGVEPLHELSRAAKALARSLGVKFTALVTVVPDAALDEPAAAVTRGRLTGSVVVRRSLLPQLVRDGAGAGGRGGVDRTSIDRAFELRPHLQRAIRLA encoded by the coding sequence GTGTCCGAGAGCCCCGCGTCCCCCACGCCCTACGAGGTGCTGGGCGTCGACCCGGGGGTGAGCGACGGCGAGCTGCGCAAGGCCTACCGCCGGCTGCTCCGCGAGACGCACCCCGACACCGGGGGAGACGCCGCGCGCTTCGACCGCGTGCAGCGCGCCTGGGAGCGCGTCGGCACCCCCGCCGACCGCGCGGCCTACGACCGCGGCCACGGCTCGCGCTCCGTGGGCGGCGACGGCGGTGCGGCGCACTCGGCCGGGGCGTCGGGCTCGGCGTCGACCTCGGGCTCGGGCTTCGGCCCCGCGACGGGGTCGTTCCGCGCCGCGGGTCGCGCCGAGAGCTCGACCGTGCGCGCCAGGAGCTACGGGCACCCCGGGGGTCAGGAGCGCGAGCGCTACCTCGAGCTGCTGCGCGAGTGGGTGGGGCGCGGCGTCACGATCGACGACCCCTACGAGCCGTCGCTCGTGCGCTCGGCTCCCCGCGAGATCAGGTCGTGGCTCGCGAAGGCGCTCGCCGAGGAGGCGACCGCGGGCCTCGTGTCGACGCTCGGCATCGGGTACACGATCTGGAACAACGTGCTCACCGGGCGTGAACTCGGCGGCGTTCCCGAGACCATCGACCACGTGGTGCTCGGCCCCGCCGGGCTGTTCGCCGTGCAGTCGGAGGACTGGGGCGGCGACGTGCGCCTGCGCAAAGACGAGCTGGTGGGCGAGGTGCTGGGTCGCGGCGTCGAGCCGCTGCACGAGCTGAGCCGCGCCGCCAAGGCGCTCGCGCGGTCGTTGGGCGTGAAGTTCACCGCTCTCGTCACGGTGGTTCCGGATGCCGCGCTCGACGAGCCGGCCGCCGCCGTGACGCGGGGTCGCCTCACCGGGTCGGTGGTGGTGCGCCGCTCGCTGCTGCCGCAGCTGGTGCGTGACGGCGCCGGTGCCGGGGGCCGCGGCGGGGTCGACCGCACCAGCATCGACCGCGCCTTCGAGCTCCGCCCTCACCTGCAGCGCGCCATCCGCCTCGCCTGA
- a CDS encoding protealysin inhibitor emfourin produces the protein MNQQHDDDEGAGRPTTLRITVARSGGVGGMRPSWSVTASEEPEVDSWLALVESCPWPNHDGSVGPGEADRFVYTIRVVIDPEQHPVEERDATVPEGSLAGPWAELVDRVKDASPRRPR, from the coding sequence ATGAACCAGCAGCACGATGACGACGAGGGCGCCGGCCGGCCGACGACGCTGCGCATCACCGTGGCGCGCTCGGGCGGGGTGGGCGGGATGCGGCCGAGCTGGAGCGTGACGGCGTCGGAGGAGCCGGAGGTCGACTCGTGGCTGGCGCTCGTGGAGTCGTGCCCGTGGCCGAACCACGACGGCTCCGTCGGCCCGGGCGAGGCCGATCGCTTCGTCTACACGATCCGCGTGGTGATCGACCCCGAACAGCACCCCGTCGAGGAGCGCGACGCCACCGTTCCCGAGGGCTCCCTCGCCGGCCCCTGGGCCGAACTCGTCGACCGCGTCAAGGACGCCTCGCCCCGCCGCCCTCGCTGA
- a CDS encoding DNA-3-methyladenine glycosylase 2 family protein, whose amino-acid sequence MDFEERYRIIQSRDLRFDGQFITAVRSTGIYCRPSCPARTPKASNVTFYETSAAAHEAGYRACKRCLPEAVPGTPAWNLRDDLAGRAMRLIADGVVEREGVQGLASRLGYSSRHLTRVLGEELGAGPLALARAHRAQTARTLLTSTELPIGDIAFAAGFASIRQFNDTIGEVFRLTPSEMRARQSGHPATTPGSIELALPYREPFDAAGVFAWLAARAVPGVESAGPAHFARTVRLPGGSGCFVVRHRAGRLLLEAHLAALADLPVLVARIRRLFDLDADPIAVDGALAGAGGGVLARRVEAVPGIRLPGAIDPHEMLVRAIVGQQISVPSARTLLHRLAVAAGTPFGRSAVDGAGGEGSDRRGAAEVAGAPADPGDDDPVGQLTLLFPTAAQIAEQAGAVLTGPRARIRTVVSVAEALASGELELGTGDDAAEQHARLVALPGIGDWTAGYLAMRILGRPDVLLTGDVALRSGARMLGLPDSPRELAARAADFAPWRSYLSLHLWRTAAEAPRARTTPRAAAARRSKETS is encoded by the coding sequence ATGGACTTCGAGGAGCGCTACCGCATCATCCAGTCGCGCGACCTGCGGTTCGACGGCCAGTTCATCACGGCCGTGCGGTCGACGGGCATCTACTGCCGACCGAGCTGCCCCGCCCGGACGCCGAAGGCGTCGAACGTCACCTTCTACGAGACCAGCGCTGCAGCGCACGAGGCGGGCTACCGCGCCTGCAAGCGCTGCCTCCCCGAGGCGGTGCCCGGCACCCCCGCCTGGAACCTGCGCGACGACCTCGCCGGCCGCGCGATGCGCCTCATCGCCGACGGCGTCGTCGAACGCGAGGGCGTGCAGGGCCTCGCCTCGCGCCTCGGCTACTCCTCGCGACACCTCACACGCGTGCTCGGCGAAGAGCTCGGAGCCGGCCCTCTCGCCCTCGCCAGGGCGCATCGGGCGCAGACCGCCCGCACCCTGCTGACCTCGACCGAGCTGCCGATCGGTGACATCGCCTTCGCCGCCGGTTTCGCGAGCATCCGGCAGTTCAACGACACCATAGGCGAGGTGTTCCGGCTGACGCCGAGCGAGATGCGGGCGCGGCAGTCGGGTCACCCGGCCACGACGCCGGGCTCGATCGAGCTCGCCCTGCCCTACCGCGAGCCCTTCGACGCGGCCGGCGTGTTCGCGTGGCTCGCCGCCCGCGCCGTGCCGGGTGTGGAGTCGGCGGGGCCGGCGCACTTCGCGCGCACCGTGCGGCTGCCGGGGGGTTCCGGATGCTTCGTGGTGCGGCACCGCGCGGGTCGCCTGCTGCTCGAGGCGCACCTCGCCGCGCTGGCCGATCTGCCGGTGCTGGTGGCGCGCATCCGTCGTCTGTTCGACCTCGACGCCGACCCGATCGCGGTCGACGGCGCCCTCGCCGGTGCCGGCGGCGGCGTGCTGGCGCGGCGCGTGGAGGCGGTGCCCGGCATCAGGCTCCCGGGGGCCATCGATCCGCACGAGATGCTGGTGCGCGCCATCGTCGGCCAGCAGATCTCGGTGCCCTCCGCGCGCACCCTCCTCCACCGCCTCGCCGTCGCCGCGGGCACCCCCTTCGGCAGGAGCGCCGTCGACGGCGCGGGAGGGGAGGGAAGCGACCGTCGCGGGGCCGCCGAGGTGGCGGGTGCGCCTGCGGATCCGGGTGACGACGACCCCGTGGGGCAGCTCACGCTGCTGTTCCCGACGGCGGCGCAGATCGCCGAGCAGGCGGGGGCGGTGCTGACGGGGCCGCGTGCCAGGATCCGCACCGTCGTCTCCGTCGCCGAGGCGCTCGCGTCGGGCGAGCTCGAGCTCGGCACCGGAGACGATGCTGCCGAGCAGCACGCCCGCCTCGTGGCGCTTCCGGGTATCGGCGACTGGACCGCCGGATACCTCGCCATGCGCATCCTCGGCCGGCCCGACGTGCTGCTCACGGGCGATGTCGCCCTGCGCTCGGGCGCCCGCATGCTCGGGCTGCCCGACTCGCCCCGGGAGCTCGCCGCCCGGGCCGCCGACTTCGCGCCGTGGCGCTCCTATCTCTCGCTCCACCTCTGGCGCACCGCCGCGGAGGCTCCGCGAGCGAGAACCACCCCGAGAGCCGCCGCCGCGCGGCGCAGCAAGGAGACCTCATGA
- a CDS encoding universal stress protein — translation MSGSILVGFDGSPSATVALDWALRRAEATGRDVDVLFVADTSWDSDAFTATPLLQKQGEVVLSSAAFHADSKAPHVTVSSRVAVGNPVTVLCEQAESTGAELLVVGSYRKDLYERLTTSAVSVRVAAASKVPVAVVPDLAPAHRSGVVVGVDGSEASAMLLEAAVAEAARLGEKVTVVSAWTLPPLTQPEFGVDSELYDALEERTQASVAATVAALEESRRAAGADPVTIETSVVLDAPAPALITAAKDAALLVVGTHGRRGLSRFLLGSVSHDVLIHAPSPLLVLRVADKG, via the coding sequence ATGAGCGGATCGATCCTGGTGGGGTTCGACGGTTCGCCGTCGGCGACGGTCGCCCTCGACTGGGCGCTGCGGCGGGCCGAGGCCACCGGCCGCGACGTCGACGTGCTCTTCGTGGCCGACACCTCGTGGGACTCCGACGCCTTCACCGCGACGCCCCTGCTGCAGAAGCAGGGCGAGGTGGTGCTCTCGAGCGCTGCGTTCCACGCCGACTCGAAGGCCCCGCACGTCACCGTCTCCTCGCGCGTCGCCGTCGGCAATCCGGTCACCGTGCTCTGCGAGCAGGCCGAGTCGACGGGGGCCGAGCTGCTCGTCGTCGGCAGCTACCGCAAAGACCTCTACGAGCGGCTCACCACGAGCGCGGTGAGCGTGCGGGTGGCGGCGGCGTCGAAGGTGCCGGTCGCCGTCGTCCCCGACCTGGCGCCCGCTCACCGCAGCGGGGTGGTGGTGGGCGTCGACGGCAGCGAGGCCTCGGCGATGCTGCTCGAGGCCGCCGTGGCGGAGGCCGCGCGGCTCGGCGAGAAGGTCACCGTGGTGAGCGCCTGGACCCTCCCGCCCCTCACCCAGCCCGAGTTCGGCGTCGACTCCGAGCTCTACGACGCCCTCGAGGAGCGCACGCAAGCCAGCGTCGCCGCGACCGTCGCCGCCCTGGAAGAGAGTCGCCGCGCTGCGGGCGCCGACCCCGTCACCATCGAGACCTCGGTGGTGCTCGACGCCCCGGCTCCCGCGCTCATCACCGCGGCGAAGGACGCCGCGCTGCTCGTCGTCGGCACGCACGGGCGCCGCGGCCTCAGCCGCTTCCTGCTCGGCTCGGTGAGCCATGACGTGCTCATCCACGCGCCGAGCCCGCTGCTCGTGCTGCGGGTCGCCGACAAGGGGTAG
- a CDS encoding LLM class flavin-dependent oxidoreductase, which produces MAEHTPDHYEFGLDTFGDVTADASGAPLHPAQVLRNLVEQGELADQVGIDFIGLGEHHRDDFAVTSPEVVLAAIAARTTRIHLGSAVTVLSSDDPVRVFQRFSTLDALSNGRAEVILGRGSFTESFPLFGYQLSDYETLFEEKLNLFAAVREQHPVTWEGSTRAPLTEQTVYPPVEHGLLKTWVGVGGSPESVVRAARYGFSLMLAVIGGDPARFAPFSDLYRRALEQFEIPLQPVGVHSPGHVADTDEEAREQLWPHYQRQMNRIGRERGWSPMGRAHFEQETGPHGSLYVGSPETVAQKIASALRVIGADRFDLKYGNGMLGHPELMRSIELYGTQVVPRVRELLA; this is translated from the coding sequence ATGGCAGAGCACACCCCCGACCACTACGAGTTCGGTCTCGACACCTTCGGCGACGTGACGGCGGATGCGTCGGGCGCGCCCCTGCACCCCGCCCAGGTGCTGCGCAACCTGGTCGAGCAGGGTGAGCTCGCCGACCAGGTGGGCATCGACTTCATCGGCCTCGGCGAGCACCACCGCGACGACTTCGCCGTGACCTCGCCCGAGGTGGTGCTGGCGGCCATCGCGGCGCGCACCACGCGCATCCACCTCGGGTCGGCGGTCACCGTGCTGAGCTCCGACGACCCGGTGCGGGTGTTCCAGCGCTTCTCCACGCTCGACGCGCTCTCGAACGGGCGGGCCGAGGTCATCCTCGGGCGCGGCTCGTTCACCGAGTCGTTCCCCCTCTTCGGCTACCAGCTGAGCGACTACGAGACGCTGTTCGAAGAGAAGCTGAACCTGTTCGCCGCGGTGCGGGAGCAGCATCCGGTGACCTGGGAGGGCTCGACGCGGGCGCCGCTCACCGAGCAGACGGTGTACCCGCCCGTGGAGCACGGGCTGCTGAAGACGTGGGTGGGCGTGGGCGGCAGCCCCGAGTCGGTGGTGCGCGCGGCGCGCTACGGGTTCTCGCTCATGCTCGCGGTGATCGGCGGCGACCCGGCACGGTTCGCGCCGTTCTCCGACCTCTACCGCAGAGCGCTCGAGCAGTTCGAGATCCCGCTGCAGCCCGTGGGCGTGCACTCGCCCGGGCACGTCGCCGACACCGACGAGGAGGCGCGGGAGCAGCTGTGGCCGCACTACCAGCGGCAGATGAACCGCATCGGGCGCGAGCGCGGCTGGTCGCCGATGGGGCGGGCGCACTTCGAGCAGGAGACCGGGCCGCACGGGTCGCTGTACGTGGGGTCGCCCGAGACGGTGGCGCAGAAGATCGCGTCGGCGCTGCGGGTGATCGGCGCCGACCGCTTCGACCTCAAGTACGGCAACGGCATGCTTGGGCACCCCGAGCTGATGCGCAGCATCGAGCTCTACGGCACTCAGGTGGTGCCGCGCGTGCGCGAGCTGCTCGCCTGA
- a CDS encoding M4 family metallopeptidase yields the protein MISENDRLRLLRPSHRRSANARRSIVPPYLLERIAGADAFGLERAAAAARRSLTADPALRAERWREGERQGLGDAGGGRRSLTSRSGSGALASPGSAASLIAGEAAERAVPDRTVYDAAGSETLPGRVVRREGAPATGDPAADEAYDGLGATHALLLDAFGRDSIDGKGLPLLASVHYGRDYDNAFWDGDRMVFGDGDGEVFGRFTASLSVIGHELAHGVTQYEAGLVYQGQAGALNESFSDVIGALVEQHRRGQTASEADWLIGAGLFTDAVEGRALRSMLEPGTAYDDDVLGRDPQPADMAGYVDTADDNGGVHLNSGIPNRAFALAAIELGGRAWETVGPVWYDTVGGPLLSPTADFAEFAEATITTAGERYGGRSREVSAIEGAWRTVGVRSDEPAAR from the coding sequence ATGATCTCGGAGAACGATCGTCTCAGGCTCCTCCGCCCCTCGCACCGGCGCTCCGCGAACGCGCGCCGGTCGATCGTGCCGCCCTACCTGCTCGAGCGCATCGCGGGCGCCGACGCCTTCGGTCTCGAGCGAGCCGCCGCGGCGGCTCGGCGCTCGCTCACGGCAGACCCGGCGCTCAGGGCGGAGCGGTGGCGCGAGGGCGAACGCCAGGGGCTCGGCGACGCGGGAGGTGGCCGCCGCTCGCTCACGTCTCGGAGCGGATCGGGGGCCCTCGCCTCCCCCGGCTCGGCGGCGTCGCTCATCGCAGGAGAGGCGGCGGAGAGGGCCGTGCCCGATCGCACGGTCTACGACGCCGCGGGGTCGGAGACCCTCCCCGGGCGCGTGGTGCGGCGGGAGGGGGCGCCGGCCACGGGAGACCCCGCTGCCGACGAGGCCTACGACGGGCTCGGCGCCACCCACGCTCTGCTTCTCGACGCCTTCGGCCGCGACTCGATCGACGGCAAGGGCCTGCCGCTGCTCGCCTCGGTGCACTACGGGCGCGACTACGACAACGCCTTCTGGGACGGCGACCGCATGGTGTTCGGCGACGGCGACGGCGAGGTGTTCGGGCGGTTCACTGCCTCGCTCTCGGTGATCGGCCACGAGCTCGCCCACGGCGTGACGCAGTACGAGGCGGGGCTGGTGTACCAGGGGCAGGCGGGCGCGCTCAACGAGTCGTTCTCCGACGTCATCGGCGCGCTCGTCGAGCAGCACCGGCGGGGGCAGACCGCGAGCGAGGCCGACTGGCTCATCGGGGCGGGGTTGTTCACCGACGCCGTCGAGGGCAGGGCACTGCGCTCGATGCTCGAGCCCGGAACGGCGTACGACGACGACGTGCTGGGTCGCGACCCGCAGCCGGCCGACATGGCGGGCTACGTCGACACCGCCGACGACAACGGTGGGGTGCACCTCAACTCGGGAATCCCGAATCGGGCGTTCGCGCTCGCGGCGATCGAGCTCGGTGGCAGGGCGTGGGAGACCGTCGGCCCGGTCTGGTACGACACCGTGGGCGGGCCGCTGCTCAGCCCGACCGCCGACTTCGCGGAGTTCGCCGAGGCGACGATCACGACGGCGGGCGAACGCTACGGCGGCCGGTCGCGCGAGGTCTCGGCGATCGAGGGCGCATGGCGTACCGTGGGCGTGAGGAGCGATGAACCAGCAGCACGATGA
- a CDS encoding methylated-DNA--[protein]-cysteine S-methyltransferase — protein sequence MNAVIQFLDTPDGAFGILADEEGRVLASGWTDDAAALVARLTPALRPASVEPGEVGAAAEAARAYYAGDVSAIDEVRVLQHGGAFHQLGWAALRTIPAGSPLSYQEFAAALGRPSAVRAAASACARNAPALFVPCHRVLRTDGSLGGFAWGTPVKQSLLARESRAATPTP from the coding sequence ATGAATGCCGTCATCCAGTTCCTCGACACCCCCGATGGGGCGTTCGGCATCCTCGCCGACGAGGAGGGCCGCGTGCTCGCCTCCGGCTGGACAGATGACGCCGCCGCCCTCGTCGCCCGCCTCACGCCGGCCCTGCGGCCCGCCTCCGTCGAGCCGGGCGAGGTGGGCGCCGCGGCCGAGGCCGCCAGGGCGTACTACGCGGGAGACGTGTCCGCGATCGACGAGGTGCGGGTGCTGCAGCATGGGGGCGCGTTCCACCAGCTGGGCTGGGCGGCCCTCCGCACCATCCCCGCCGGCAGCCCGCTCAGCTACCAGGAGTTCGCCGCCGCGCTCGGCCGGCCCAGCGCCGTGCGCGCTGCCGCCAGCGCCTGCGCCCGCAACGCCCCGGCACTCTTCGTGCCGTGCCACCGCGTGCTCCGCACCGACGGATCCCTCGGCGGCTTCGCCTGGGGCACCCCCGTCAAGCAGTCCCTCCTCGCCCGAGAGTCCCGCGCCGCCACCCCAACCCCCTGA